One Alteromonas sp. KC3 DNA segment encodes these proteins:
- a CDS encoding AgmX/PglI C-terminal domain-containing protein → MSSSYYQTQLPWASSDNDNKTFSRITYTCLGLTLMFALVVQWVQLPEQTREEKESIPPQLARILKPVTPPPPPVVEPEPIVKEKPPVVETPPEPKPEPKPEPKKVKPEPAPPLPKVTQEEKVAQARENAKKTGLLAFADDIASMRNDMNVNNMANTQTIEGAGKQEQTSRKRIGQDVATTTSGGLKNAEISQNIGARGELAGRKTTEFSAPEEGAASLASKRIVQESQIVGDRDIELIRKTLDANKGAVYSLYRRALRQDPALEGKVTVSLTIEPDGSLSDVTLISSELNNDALEKKLLARIGMINFGAANVKQTKLEYAFNFLPY, encoded by the coding sequence ATGAGCAGTAGCTACTATCAAACCCAATTACCTTGGGCATCAAGTGACAATGACAACAAAACGTTTTCACGCATTACCTATACATGTTTAGGTTTAACCCTAATGTTTGCGCTTGTTGTGCAGTGGGTACAATTGCCAGAGCAAACGCGTGAAGAAAAAGAATCGATTCCCCCGCAGTTGGCCAGAATTTTAAAGCCTGTTACACCACCCCCTCCACCGGTGGTAGAGCCGGAACCGATAGTAAAAGAGAAGCCGCCAGTCGTTGAAACGCCGCCAGAGCCCAAACCAGAACCTAAACCTGAACCCAAAAAGGTTAAGCCAGAACCCGCGCCACCATTGCCAAAAGTGACCCAAGAAGAAAAGGTCGCCCAAGCTCGTGAAAATGCTAAAAAGACCGGTTTGCTGGCCTTTGCGGATGACATTGCCAGCATGCGCAACGACATGAACGTTAATAATATGGCCAATACTCAAACCATTGAAGGGGCGGGTAAGCAAGAACAAACCTCGCGCAAACGGATTGGTCAAGATGTCGCAACCACCACAAGTGGTGGGCTGAAAAACGCAGAAATCAGCCAAAATATTGGAGCTCGTGGTGAATTAGCGGGCAGGAAAACCACCGAATTTTCTGCACCTGAAGAGGGCGCCGCGTCGCTTGCGAGCAAGCGTATAGTGCAAGAAAGCCAAATAGTGGGCGACCGTGATATAGAGCTCATCCGCAAGACACTAGATGCCAACAAAGGTGCCGTGTATTCATTGTATCGTCGTGCACTGCGTCAAGATCCTGCGCTTGAAGGTAAGGTAACAGTGAGCCTTACTATAGAGCCAGATGGTAGCTTGTCGGATGTCACGCTTATTAGCAGTGAACTCAACAATGATGCGCTTGAAAAGAAATTGTTGGCGCGTATTGGCATGATTAATTTTGGCGCGGCAAATGTTAAACAAACCAAGTTAGAATACGCATTTAACTTCTTACCTTATTAG
- a CDS encoding DUF3299 domain-containing protein — protein sequence MNQSLASDSAAVSYEEIDWVALMPEDDLSALMNRPEFLNDIADGSAEDSLDSFASQMLEDEQAQRYQSALVSTRVIDAFDGKAIRIPGFIVPLEQNSEQLATTFFVVPYFGACLHMPPPPPNQILFVEFEEGVEVENLYDPFWFEGTIKIENHESALGTSAYSLLLDNVMLYEE from the coding sequence ATGAATCAAAGTCTTGCATCGGACAGCGCTGCTGTATCCTATGAAGAAATAGACTGGGTAGCTTTGATGCCGGAAGATGACTTAAGCGCGTTGATGAACAGGCCTGAATTTCTCAATGATATTGCAGATGGTTCAGCGGAAGATTCTCTCGATAGTTTTGCGTCTCAGATGTTAGAAGATGAACAAGCACAGCGATATCAATCGGCATTAGTATCGACACGCGTTATTGATGCGTTCGACGGCAAGGCTATTCGCATTCCTGGGTTTATCGTTCCGCTTGAACAAAACTCGGAGCAGTTAGCCACCACGTTTTTTGTGGTTCCGTATTTTGGTGCGTGTTTACACATGCCTCCACCACCGCCAAATCAAATTCTGTTTGTTGAATTTGAAGAAGGCGTTGAAGTAGAGAATTTATACGATCCCTTCTGGTTTGAAGGCACCATAAAAATAGAAAATCACGAGAGTGCATTAGGCACGTCGGCATATTCGTTATTGTTAGATAACGTTATGTTATATGAGGAGTGA
- a CDS encoding ExbD/TolR family protein, with the protein MKQSVRAKRMARNHKRNSKQTKLSLVSLMDIFTILVFFLMLNASDVQVLDNHKSVTLPESTSDTPAKETLLILVNNDAIVLQGKKVTDVDSALQDNQDTISALAKELEYHNQKRQKRAVMQHAVTAPQSDAAGQAITIMGDRTVPYAVLKKVMYTCAEAGYTDVSLAVEQLLSSEGEV; encoded by the coding sequence ATGAAGCAGTCAGTACGAGCTAAACGTATGGCGCGCAATCATAAGCGCAACTCAAAACAAACAAAGCTTAGCTTAGTGTCACTAATGGATATCTTCACAATTTTGGTGTTCTTTTTAATGCTAAATGCATCAGATGTGCAGGTGCTGGATAACCATAAATCGGTCACCTTACCAGAGTCAACATCCGACACGCCCGCGAAAGAAACCTTGTTAATACTTGTGAATAACGACGCTATTGTGCTGCAAGGGAAGAAAGTGACCGATGTAGACAGCGCACTTCAAGATAACCAAGATACAATTTCAGCACTGGCAAAAGAACTTGAGTATCACAACCAAAAACGTCAAAAACGTGCGGTGATGCAACACGCAGTAACAGCGCCGCAAAGCGATGCCGCAGGCCAAGCGATTACCATTATGGGTGACAGAACTGTGCCTTATGCAGTGCTTAAAAAGGTGATGTACACCTGTGCCGAAGCAGGTTATACCGATGTGTCATTAGCTGTTGAGCAACTACTTAGTAGCGAGGGTGAGGTATGA
- a CDS encoding tetratricopeptide repeat protein yields MLKHINPFCCLVAVVIGLSLSGCTSTPSETQVNEHYSLGETSAVNQDVANNTDNTASAVSQDAHLAQQLRSSENYYTATKRVFSEEEAARFNLALVHFGDGEFDKATQVAEGLIEANPTATPSPQPSSSPSAVWVLLGDIARALDDNNLAIAHYTQAVDRNQYNYYALNRLGTLARENGEFQQAQQYYLNAIKAWPGYQNAHYNLGILLDLYVGDKVSALEYYGNYYALLRYPDTQADQQVDMRLVKQVERWIADVNRQIPATARGSSDE; encoded by the coding sequence GTGTTGAAGCATATTAACCCCTTTTGTTGCCTTGTAGCGGTGGTGATTGGCTTAAGTTTGAGTGGCTGTACAAGCACACCTTCTGAAACTCAGGTGAATGAACATTATTCACTAGGTGAAACGAGTGCTGTAAACCAAGATGTGGCCAATAATACCGACAATACCGCCAGTGCGGTATCTCAAGATGCACATTTAGCACAGCAGTTACGTAGCTCTGAAAACTACTATACCGCGACCAAGCGTGTATTTTCTGAAGAAGAAGCGGCGCGTTTCAACCTTGCTCTTGTCCACTTTGGCGATGGAGAGTTTGACAAAGCTACACAGGTTGCCGAAGGACTTATTGAGGCTAATCCTACCGCGACGCCTTCACCTCAGCCTTCATCTTCACCATCTGCTGTGTGGGTATTACTTGGTGATATCGCACGCGCATTGGACGACAACAACTTGGCGATAGCACACTATACCCAAGCTGTTGACCGTAACCAATACAACTATTATGCACTAAACCGTCTTGGGACATTAGCGCGAGAAAATGGCGAATTTCAGCAGGCACAGCAGTACTACTTGAATGCGATTAAGGCCTGGCCAGGCTATCAAAATGCACATTATAACCTAGGTATCTTGCTTGATCTGTATGTGGGGGATAAGGTGTCTGCCCTTGAATATTACGGTAATTACTACGCATTGTTACGCTACCCTGACACCCAAGCCGACCAGCAGGTGGACATGCGTTTGGTTAAGCAAGTCGAGCGCTGGATAGCGGATGTTAACCGTCAAATTCCAGCCACGGCGAGAGGAAGCAGCGATGAATAA
- a CDS encoding MerC domain-containing protein, translating to MTSITQRNAMTKTQAFSDKFAMILSSLCVVHCLLTPLLLIAIPSLAGVALLTDESFHHLLLYFVVPVGFVALLIGFTHHRTLWVICFGLTGLMVLSSPLVLEMLGLGHEVLGENGEAVVTVIGSLFVVAAHIGNLRLSKRGTPQEASFTSV from the coding sequence ATGACATCAATTACACAGAGAAATGCAATGACAAAGACACAAGCGTTTTCAGATAAGTTCGCGATGATCTTGTCTTCCCTATGCGTTGTGCACTGCCTGCTAACTCCTTTACTTCTCATTGCTATTCCTTCGCTGGCAGGCGTAGCATTGCTGACCGATGAATCCTTTCATCATCTCTTACTGTATTTTGTTGTCCCCGTCGGTTTTGTCGCCTTGCTTATAGGCTTTACGCATCATCGCACGTTGTGGGTAATCTGTTTTGGCTTAACTGGGTTAATGGTATTGAGCTCTCCCTTAGTTCTTGAAATGTTAGGACTGGGCCATGAGGTTCTCGGTGAAAACGGGGAAGCTGTGGTTACTGTTATAGGGTCATTGTTTGTTGTCGCTGCACATATTGGCAACCTTCGTCTAAGCAAGAGAGGCACTCCACAAGAGGCCTCATTTACCTCAGTCTAG
- a CDS encoding MotA/TolQ/ExbB proton channel family protein, producing MQVFDVIVRFFQEGGSFMFPIAVVLAMGVAIAIERYFFLSSAKRTNKRAFAELEPLLHQQKYDQIRRMGEQDSAPISRVIGAGIARLQVSPRREDIEYAMEEGLMETIPRLEKRTPYLGTLANISTLLGLLGTIIGLIAAFSAVANADPSEKASLLSQSISVAMNTTAFGLIAAIPLLGFHSVLQTKTTEIVDSMEMAGVKCLNALMAKSSVAPRSRQSDE from the coding sequence ATGCAGGTCTTCGATGTTATAGTGCGTTTCTTTCAAGAAGGCGGTTCATTTATGTTCCCCATTGCGGTAGTTCTTGCCATGGGCGTAGCCATCGCAATAGAGCGGTATTTCTTCTTATCATCAGCGAAACGAACCAATAAGCGCGCCTTTGCTGAGTTAGAACCTTTATTACACCAACAAAAATACGATCAAATTCGCCGAATGGGCGAACAAGACAGTGCGCCGATTAGCCGCGTGATTGGCGCTGGTATTGCGCGACTTCAAGTGAGTCCACGTCGTGAAGATATTGAATATGCGATGGAAGAAGGGCTGATGGAAACGATTCCTCGCTTGGAAAAACGTACACCGTATTTAGGTACGCTGGCGAATATCTCAACATTGCTGGGCTTGCTAGGTACTATTATCGGTCTTATTGCTGCGTTCTCAGCGGTTGCCAACGCAGACCCTTCCGAAAAGGCGAGCCTACTTTCACAAAGTATTTCTGTTGCGATGAACACCACAGCATTTGGCCTTATTGCCGCAATTCCTTTACTGGGTTTTCATTCGGTATTGCAAACCAAAACGACAGAAATCGTGGATAGCATGGAAATGGCTGGGGTGAAGTGTCTGAATGCCCTAATGGCGAAAAGCTCGGTAGCGCCACGAAGCCGCCAATCTGACGAGTAA
- a CDS encoding ZrgA family zinc uptake protein produces the protein MSDTLKNGLLKVAGSLALMATFAVTAAPHTHGEGTLQVLQAGSDWQLVLQLPAADVLGFEHKPDSTAERHQFKKAESTLSNFKDIFSIDASCSVVETTLESPWQEATEHKSDHREANEHNQHGHHEEHDEHKKEDNHATHSDFRVAYLLACESPISKVEVSGFEFWPSVSMLRATWITQTNQQAFIIKASEPSFEIK, from the coding sequence ATGTCAGATACCTTAAAGAATGGGCTACTTAAAGTGGCGGGAAGTCTCGCGCTTATGGCTACTTTTGCCGTCACTGCCGCTCCTCATACGCACGGTGAGGGCACCCTACAAGTGTTACAAGCGGGCAGCGATTGGCAATTAGTTTTACAGCTTCCTGCCGCGGATGTGCTGGGGTTTGAACATAAACCTGATTCGACAGCTGAACGACACCAATTTAAAAAGGCCGAAAGTACGCTTTCAAACTTTAAAGATATTTTCAGTATTGATGCAAGTTGTTCTGTTGTTGAAACCACATTGGAATCGCCATGGCAAGAGGCCACAGAGCATAAATCCGATCATCGTGAAGCGAATGAACACAACCAACACGGGCATCATGAGGAACACGATGAACATAAAAAGGAAGATAACCACGCGACGCACTCAGATTTCCGCGTTGCTTATTTGCTTGCGTGTGAGTCACCTATTTCCAAGGTCGAAGTAAGCGGTTTTGAATTCTGGCCCAGCGTATCCATGCTAAGAGCAACTTGGATAACACAAACCAATCAACAGGCTTTTATCATCAAGGCCTCTGAACCGTCATTTGAGATTAAGTAA
- a CDS encoding HAD family acid phosphatase, whose amino-acid sequence MTLTSSHSNLVRAMVAAGVAATMAACTSTTSTSLQGPKESPSLSTAVVYQTESKEYPLLSQFVYAQAIDALPTQFNATDVVVMDVDETVLDNSQYQRERESQGLGYSPSSWEAWVKRKEATLVPGVAEFLKEVIARNGKVALITNRDKSLDRYTWENLLAQSLPLTPQNTCVMGRLQRDKDAVGQTDIVNDKDLRRQQLTNGEAVCSIDDANRGWQKQHAIIMQIGDNIEDFAGVTQESANVNALSTETGISLFILPNPMYGSW is encoded by the coding sequence TTGACGTTAACATCTTCACATTCAAATTTAGTACGCGCTATGGTGGCAGCTGGCGTTGCAGCGACAATGGCTGCATGTACAAGCACAACTTCGACTTCACTACAGGGCCCTAAAGAAAGCCCTTCTCTTTCCACCGCTGTGGTTTATCAAACAGAAAGTAAAGAGTACCCATTGTTAAGTCAATTTGTATACGCACAAGCTATTGACGCACTCCCAACCCAATTTAATGCCACAGATGTAGTGGTAATGGATGTGGATGAAACGGTACTCGACAACAGTCAGTATCAGCGTGAACGAGAGTCACAAGGTTTAGGTTATTCGCCATCAAGTTGGGAAGCGTGGGTAAAGCGCAAAGAAGCCACGCTTGTGCCTGGTGTGGCTGAGTTTTTAAAAGAAGTCATTGCACGAAATGGCAAAGTCGCACTTATCACTAATAGAGACAAAAGCCTAGATCGCTACACATGGGAAAACCTATTGGCGCAATCGCTACCGTTAACGCCTCAAAACACCTGTGTGATGGGAAGACTTCAGCGAGATAAGGACGCTGTGGGGCAAACCGACATTGTGAACGACAAAGACTTACGTAGACAGCAGCTTACCAATGGTGAGGCAGTTTGCAGCATCGACGACGCTAACCGTGGGTGGCAGAAACAACATGCGATCATCATGCAAATAGGTGACAACATTGAAGACTTTGCTGGTGTTACCCAAGAGTCTGCTAACGTTAATGCACTGTCAACTGAGACGGGAATATCACTGTTTATCTTACCCAATCCTATGTATGGTTCTTGGTAA
- a CDS encoding DUF3299 domain-containing protein has protein sequence MNVFRSGVWGISIVFFLALGVAVGLGLTGKFSEKLWGKFPALSAFFTSNDNVLYSKTADSFDRKAYPDVNWDALLPETERGLLGNGAQGQNDETSTPLHEQIFNSIQRTFDDDYQRALVSTNIVAALDQKPVTLNGFIVPVEANAERRITAFFVVPYFGACIHYPPPPPNQIVYISLKPDSDGEAGLSHDSVGIGNIDIQKAYSFSGVLHVGMYEDVQGTSAYIMDVVEIAEYVGSAQEGAFHKESTFTKPVR, from the coding sequence ATGAACGTTTTTCGTAGTGGAGTATGGGGTATATCCATCGTCTTTTTTCTGGCGCTGGGAGTCGCAGTGGGGCTAGGGCTAACGGGCAAGTTTTCTGAAAAATTATGGGGTAAGTTTCCGGCGTTGTCTGCATTTTTTACCAGCAATGACAATGTGCTTTACAGCAAGACTGCTGATAGCTTTGATAGAAAAGCGTACCCTGATGTGAATTGGGATGCATTGCTGCCTGAGACTGAAAGAGGCTTGTTAGGGAACGGTGCTCAAGGACAAAACGACGAAACATCTACGCCACTTCACGAACAAATTTTCAATTCTATTCAGCGCACGTTTGATGATGACTACCAACGCGCGCTTGTTTCAACCAATATCGTTGCCGCACTCGATCAAAAACCAGTGACACTCAACGGCTTTATTGTTCCTGTAGAAGCGAACGCAGAGCGCCGGATAACCGCGTTTTTTGTGGTTCCCTACTTTGGAGCATGTATTCATTATCCTCCACCGCCTCCCAACCAAATTGTGTATATATCGCTAAAACCTGATAGTGATGGCGAAGCTGGACTTAGTCACGATTCAGTAGGTATAGGAAATATTGATATTCAAAAAGCCTATTCGTTTTCAGGAGTATTGCATGTTGGTATGTATGAAGATGTGCAAGGTACATCCGCCTATATAATGGATGTGGTTGAAATTGCGGAATATGTTGGTAGTGCGCAAGAAGGTGCGTTCCATAAAGAAAGCACCTTTACCAAGCCTGTGCGCTAA
- the folE2 gene encoding GTP cyclohydrolase FolE2: protein MSNHAFSSSLPDIARESSNTIRPRIDEVGMQGIAIPLTIHDSKGTVIASTAKANVTVSLDDPHAKGIHMSRLYNLLQEHLSNKVLGNIQLSELMDALVSSQAGLSTSATLSLQFTLTVSRPALISKTAGYQHYDAALTLKNDEGKIRTQLCISIPYSSTCPCSASLSRQALAEAFQAQFENKPLDTNVVSEWLASKQASIATAHAQRSFAHITLNLMESTVPDFIDIIDLAENTLATPLQTAVKREDEQEFARRNAQNLMFVEDAVRRLHDALSTYSHATYFHVKVEHQESLHAHDAVAEISGAINSR from the coding sequence TTGTCGAATCATGCTTTTTCATCTTCCTTGCCCGATATCGCTCGCGAGTCTTCAAACACCATTAGACCTCGTATCGACGAAGTGGGTATGCAAGGTATTGCAATTCCATTGACCATTCACGATAGCAAAGGCACCGTCATCGCCAGTACAGCGAAGGCGAATGTAACGGTGAGTCTTGACGACCCTCATGCTAAGGGTATTCATATGTCGCGATTGTACAATTTACTGCAGGAACACCTAAGTAATAAGGTACTTGGCAACATACAACTGAGTGAGTTAATGGATGCATTAGTATCGTCTCAGGCAGGACTAAGCACTTCTGCGACACTCTCTTTGCAATTTACACTTACCGTATCAAGACCAGCTCTTATCAGTAAAACTGCGGGCTATCAGCATTATGATGCAGCACTTACATTAAAAAACGACGAGGGAAAAATTCGAACACAGCTATGTATTAGTATTCCCTATTCAAGTACTTGTCCTTGCTCGGCATCGCTATCGAGGCAAGCGCTAGCAGAAGCATTCCAGGCGCAGTTTGAAAATAAACCGCTTGATACAAATGTGGTAAGCGAATGGCTTGCGTCTAAACAGGCGAGCATTGCCACAGCGCATGCGCAGCGCTCTTTTGCACATATTACGCTAAACTTGATGGAGAGCACGGTACCAGACTTTATTGACATTATTGACTTAGCTGAGAATACGTTAGCGACACCGCTACAAACAGCGGTAAAACGGGAAGATGAGCAAGAGTTTGCTAGGCGAAATGCACAAAACCTAATGTTTGTGGAAGATGCGGTAAGACGACTACATGATGCGCTGTCTACGTATTCTCACGCCACCTACTTTCATGTCAAAGTAGAGCATCAAGAAAGTCTACATGCGCATGATGCTGTTGCAGAGATAAGCGGTGCGATTAATTCACGCTAG
- a CDS encoding ExbD/TolR family protein, translating to MLGRRKRLEKADAELDITSFLNLMIVLVPVLLMMMVFSRITVVELKLPGLSALSEGESIEQQHIELVVTPQGSAVYFPSGYLVSQLPVLEDANTGEIVQDWDGLQQVLKQLKQTLLAKNTQKDDIVLMVSDNVDYQTLITLLSRTRSYKDVVAASVVDAALFPEVSFAEVPEHMAQIDWSQAKKPEYSATQGETP from the coding sequence ATGTTAGGCAGACGTAAACGCCTCGAAAAAGCGGATGCTGAACTGGATATCACTTCATTCTTAAACTTAATGATTGTTCTGGTTCCCGTGCTCTTAATGATGATGGTTTTCTCGCGTATTACGGTAGTTGAGCTAAAACTACCGGGCCTGAGCGCCCTTAGTGAGGGGGAAAGCATTGAGCAACAACACATTGAGCTGGTGGTAACTCCACAAGGCAGTGCGGTGTACTTTCCGTCAGGGTATCTAGTGTCGCAGTTACCAGTATTGGAAGATGCAAATACCGGTGAGATAGTGCAAGACTGGGATGGGTTGCAACAAGTTCTTAAGCAATTGAAGCAAACCTTACTGGCCAAGAATACACAAAAAGATGACATTGTATTGATGGTGTCAGATAACGTTGACTATCAAACCTTGATCACGCTGTTATCGCGCACACGCTCTTACAAAGACGTAGTAGCAGCTTCTGTGGTTGATGCTGCGCTCTTTCCCGAGGTGTCATTTGCAGAAGTACCTGAGCACATGGCACAAATTGACTGGTCGCAGGCTAAAAAGCCTGAATACAGTGCGACACAAGGGGAGACGCCATGA